Proteins encoded in a region of the Zea mays cultivar B73 chromosome 4, Zm-B73-REFERENCE-NAM-5.0, whole genome shotgun sequence genome:
- the LOC100275536 gene encoding uncharacterized protein LOC100275536: MDSESEEQGSSPETESDPPPSPSQLPLLLNPAYARCKSVVHDELRSFRVFLQWCALDHSTCAGRAASYAVFVALALLVPAAVSLSLRADTALSRASASAIAFNRVAQAPATGLAVVSFATLAAFFRRFGGLRQLLFLDGALRDDTAFVRRGYARELDRAFRTLAALLLPSLCVEAAHKAVFFFCTVRVEPPAAVLLPFATPPLVLPWRAVALVATVASWVYRTGVFLLVCVLFRLTCELQILRFEGIYRMFDVEARPTAAEIFAEHRRIRTQLLATSHRYRVFILCCLVTITISQLGALIVVLSSRDAKSFSNTGDLVVGSAVQLSGFFMCLLGAARITHRAQRIVSIASQWHMSLESSSTHNCKSSSASDAVDASSHVSGSSTAAVSQLAEPSAPCSYSSRQALVTYLRHNGGGITLFGFTLDRGLLHTIFVFEMTLVLWILSKVVVF, translated from the exons ATGGACTCTGAGAGCGAGGAGCAGGGCTCGTCGCCGGAGACAGAGTCGGATCCCCCGCCGTCGCCGTcgcagctgccgctgctgctgaaCCCGGCGTACGCGCGGTGCAAGTCGGTCGTCCACGACGAGCTGCGCAGCTTCCGCGTGTTCCTGCAGTGGTGCGCGCTGGACCACAGCACCTGCGCGGGGCGCGCCGCGTCGTACGCGGTGTTCGTGGCGCTGGCGCTGCTGGTGCCCGCCGCGGTGTCGCTGTCGCTGCGCGCCGACACGGCGCTGTCGCGGGCCTCCGCGTCCGCCATCGCCTTCAACCGCGTGGCGCAGGCCCCCGCCACGGGGCTCGCCGTCGTGTCCTTCGCCACGCTGGCCGCCTTCTTCCGCCGCTTCGGCGGCCTGCGGCAGCTGCTGTTCCTCGACGGCGCGCTCCGCGACGACACCGCCTTCGTGCGGCGCGGCTACGCGCGGGAGCTGGACCGCGCGTTCCGCACCCTGGCCGCGCTCCTGCTGCCCTCGCTCTGCGTGGAGGCCGCGCACAAGGCCGTCTTCTTCTTCTGCACCGTTAGGGTGGAGCCGCCCGCCGCCGTGCTCCTCCCCTTCGCCACGCCGCCGCTGGTGCTGCCGTGGCGCGCGGTGGCGCTGGTCGCCACGGTGGCGTCGTGGGTGTACCGCACGGGGGTGTTCCTGCTGGTGTGCGTGCTGTTCCGCCTCACCTGCGAGCTCCAGATCCTGCGCTTCGAGGGCATCTACCGCATGTTCGACGTCGAGGCGCGCCCCACCGCCGCTGAGATCTTCGCGGAGCACCGCCGCATCCGCACGCAGCTGCTCGCCACCAGCCACCGGTACAGGGTGTTCATCCTCTGCTGCCTCGTCACCATCACCATCAGCCAGCTCGGCGCGCTCATCGTGGTCCTCTCGTCAAGGGACGCCAAGAGCTTCTCCAACACCGGCGACCTCGTG GTCGGCTCGGCGGTGCAGCTGAGCGGCTTCTTCATGTGCCTGCTGGGCGCGGCCAGGATCACGCACAGGGCGCAGAGGATCGTGTCCATCGCCAGCCAGTGGCACATGAGCTTGGAGTCGTCGTCCACGCACAACTGCAAATCGTCGTCAGCGAGCGACGCCGTCGACGCGTCGTCCCACGTCTCCGGCTCGTCGACGGCCGCCGTCTCCCAGCTGGCGGAGCCCAGTGCGCCGTGCTCGTACAGCAGCAGACAAGCACTCG TGACTTACCTACGGCACAACGGCGGCGGGATCACCCTGTTCGGCTTCACGCTGGACAGGGGCCTCCTCCACACCATCTTCGTCTTCGAGATGACCCTGGTGCTCTGGATCCTCAGCAAAGTCGTGGTCTTCTAA